The proteins below are encoded in one region of Mangifera indica cultivar Alphonso chromosome 7, CATAS_Mindica_2.1, whole genome shotgun sequence:
- the LOC123220968 gene encoding ankyrin repeat-containing protein At5g02620-like: MVVRRSELYRAALNSDWESLKKLYQTNVRSLSSPVTASRDNAFHLAVFSKRKDPLQFLLEISKEHPRVKDAYLQTNDYGNTPLHEAALNGNLEAVKALVTHHRRLIAEDIEYPRVEKLQEAVNMDEETPLFLAASFGKTEVVKFLAATSFESHKRLIYQEEKGRTEEEEYSKLKNIHRQNMRVKPKPKASNELPGASQGEITSEPEPGAIKEETFIQKRNASILGVAIIGHHFDTALYLLKMDESLAALKNLDGQTSLHLLAAMPSAFESGYQFGTWIHKVIYSCLPIGDDADDDEKATTKISKGWLKLLQKICALVRSDILEEKTKHKLAFKLAKTLITKDSSWDEIIPFDKDQSSGGDYKAIPLLLATEKGIVEIVNKILEIYPQLVEHCNDLGQNILHMAIKHRRKDIFNHVKNMKMPMTRLVGKVDNNGYTILHHAAYMETQTAKLHPTGPVYKLQEEIKWYKRVKKITPSHYAMSCEEKFNSKHDTLLKDAQEWIKKTSESCTVVAVLVATVVFAAAYTVPGGSNEQGYPVFRNSSLFLLFTVMDVVALACSLTSVVMFLSILTSPYTYHEFHRQLPNALTIGFALLFISLTTTMIAFAATLLLIIRSDKPHWTTTLIYTAAFLPVSIFALTRFPMYAAFEKTLLKLYRRLPKKSASRQGSFADQAAPKQTESHTKQLENDGQLSEESVPIISPSSECEIYIS, encoded by the exons ATGGTCGTCCGTAGAAGCGAGCTTTATCGGGCAGCCCTGAACAGCGATTGGGAATCTCTGAAGAAATTATACCAGACAAATGTTAGGTCGCTGTCATCTCCTGTAACGGCCTCCAGGGACAATGCCTTTCACTTGGCGGTGTTCAGCAAAAGAAAAGATCCGCTTcaatttttgcttgaaatttcCAAAGAACATCCTAGGGTGAAGGATGCCTATTTACAAACAAATGACTACGGGAACACGCCTCTTCATGAGGCTGCATTAAATGGGAACCTGGAGGCCGTAAAGGCTTTGGTCACTCATCATCGCAGGCTCATCGCGGAAGATATTGAATATCCACGTGTGGAAAAGCTCCAAGAGGCTGTGAATATGGATGAAGAAACCCCGCTTTTTCTTGCTGCTTCATTTGGGAAAACAGAGGTGGTGAAGTTTTTAGCTGCAACATCATTTGAATCTCACAAAAGATTAATATaccaagaagaaaaaggaaggactgaagaagaagaatattctAAGCTTAAAAATATTCACCGCCAAAACATGAGGGTAAAGCCCAAACCTAAAGCCTCCAATGAACTGCCTGGTGCGAGTCAAGGTGAAATAACATCAGAGCCAGAGCCTGGTGCCATCAAAGAAGAAACATTCATACAAAAGCGTAATGCCTCCATTCTGGGCGTTGCCATCATAGGCCACCATTTTG ACACGGCTCTATATTTACTGAAGATGGATGAATCGTTAGCAGCACTCAAAAACCTAGATGGCCAGACCTCTCTTCACCTACTAGCAGCCATGCCCTCAGCTTTCGAAAGTGGATATCAATTTGGCACATGGATCCACAAAGTCATATATTCCT gCCTTCCAATCGGTGATGATgcagatgatgatgaaaaagcTACTACAAAAATTTCCAAag GTTGGCTTAAATTACTGCAAAAAATCTGTGCACTTGTAAGGAGTGACATCTTGGAAGAAAAGACGAAGCATAAACTTGCTTTCAAACTAGCGAAGACACTGATAACAAAAGATTCTTCTTGGGATGAAATCATTCCGTTTGATAAAGACCAGTCTTCAGGAGGAGATTATAAGGCAATCCCGTTATTGCTGGCGACTGAAAAAGGAATAGTAGAAATTGTGAACAAGATACTAGAAATATATCCCCAGCTGGTTGAGCATTGCAATGATCTGGGTCAGAACATACTGCATATGGCAATTAAGCACCGTCGAAAGGATATCTTCaatcatgtgaaaaatatgaaaatgccaaTGACAAGGTTAGTCGGAAAGGTTGACAATAATGGCTACACCATTTTACACCATGCTGCATACATGGAGACACAGACTGCAAAGCTTCACCCAACAGGACCTGTATACAAACTCCAGGAAGAGATAAAGTGGTACAAA CGTGTAAAGAAGATCACGCCCTCCCACTACGCCATGTCTTGCGAAGAGAAATTCAATTCGAAGCACGATACACTACTCAAGGATGCACAGGAATGGATAAAAAAGACTTCTGAGTCTTGCACTGTAGTGGCTGTTCTCGTTGCTACAGTGGTCTTTGCAGCTGCGTACACTGTGCCTGGAGGTTCTAATGAACAGGGGTATCCAGTTTTCCGCAACAGCTCTCTCTTCTTGCTTTTCACAGTCATGGACGTTGTTGCTTTGGCCTGCTCCTTAACCTCCGTTGTAATGTTCTTGTCCATCCTCACATCGCCTTATACGTATCATGAATTCCACCGCCAACTCCCCAACGCACTCACAATAGGTTTCGCCTTGCTCTTCATTTCATTGACTACAACAATGATTGCATTCGCAGCAACATTATTGCTCATAATTCGTTCGGACAAGCCACATTGGACCACCACTCTCATTTATACTGCTGCATTTCTTCCTGTCAGCATATTTGCACTCACGCGTTTTCCCATGTATGCTGCATTTGAGAAAACTTTGCTCAAGTTGTATCGTAGATTGCCCAAGAAGTCAGCTTCCAGACAGGGTTCCTTTGCAGACCAAGCAGCTCCTAAACAAACCGAATCGCACACAAAGCAGCTTGAGAACGATGGTCAATTGTCTGAGGAGAGTGTGCCGATAATAAGCCCAAGCTCTGAGTGTGAGATTTATATTAGTTGA